The following is a genomic window from Caldicellulosiruptor danielii.
TGCTTGCCAAGCTGGTTTGCTATCTCTACCCATGGAATAGACCTTGTCCATCTCCCAGTAAATACTGCAAGTCTTATTCTGCCTGTGTACATATACTGGTAACTTTCGCCCAAAACCTTTTTTCTGAGCTCAGGGTATTTTGCCAAAAGACCCAAGGCAATCATGTTATGGGTCTTGCCACCACCCATTGCCTGGCGCAGGACAATTACACCTTGTTCATCATCAGCTCCAATAAATCTTTTAAATGCTACATCAAATAATCTTCTCATACCGTTTGTTATATATGTTTGTTCAAAAAACTTTTCTGGGTTGATTTTGTCAGAAAGAAGGTCTGAGATTTCCTGAACATCTTCTGAGCTTCTTGTGGTAAATATATCTTCTCTTGGTTTACAAAGATCGAAGAGAGTTTTCATGGGTACTTACCTCCAATGAATTTATATTTTTCATTGTAACCCTCTGATTTACTTCGGAAGGTTTCTTTAAATTGTCTAAATTAGAGTATCTCATCAGCTTTTTTTCAAAATTTCCTTATATGGCTCATGGTTTATTCTAACTTTTGATTCGATTAACTTTTCTAATAAGGGTTTTAACTCAATAATTATTCCTTCCTGTTTTGCCTTCAATAAAATACTTAATGTTCCTGTAAGTTTTATATCCAGAGTAGATGCTACTTTCCTGCCTTTCTTTTCATCCATGATTAAAAGGTCTCCACCTAATTCTTTAAATAATATTATTGATTCGCTTTCACCTATGTTTAAACCATGCATTTTTTGAACTAATTCCACTGCTAATCGATTTTTGATTTCTTTTATAATTATAAAACTACTCTTGGTTATCTGTTCAATCTCCCAACAACTTGTCCAAATTCTCTTTATCTTTAATCACTTCTTCAATGGTTTGGTCAAAATAGCTTAGACTTAAGGCACCTGAGTCAGCCAAATAATCTATTTTATTTATTTTCAAGTATTTCACTTTAAAAATCATTACATTTTTAGATAGCTTCTCTTTGATTTAAACTTCAATTTTCTTGAGAATAAATTCTTTGACTAACACTGCTAACTCATAAGAGGCTTTAGCTTCTTCTATCGACGGAATATAAAAATCATCCGGGTATCTAATTTCAACTGCATAAAATGTTAGCTGCTCCACATTTAATTCCTTTAGTTTTAAAAAATCACTATCTTGATGTATACAAAGCTGTAAAAGATATGCTATATCATGAGATTTGCCGACTCTAACATTCTTTGAAGTAAGGTAAGCTTTGAGCAACTTTTCAACTGCTTGTTGAGAATGAAAACAAATAGCACTTGTTACCATCTGTTTTTCATCTAAAGATAGCTCATGCTCTGCAACCTTTAAATCCTCAAGAGCCTTTTTAATCCAATTGTTTACAATGTCATTCATATTTTTTTCCCCTCAATCAATACTTCATGGCTGAGCGTGTTAACCACTTGTTTCTCAATTTCAAATTCTTTTACAGTCCTAATTAAAATATCAAAAGCAATACATGGAAATTCTTCATGGAGACTTTTATAAAGTGTCCACCATAATTGTTTCTTGTTATACCCGTTATAGTCGTCAATAACTGTAAAAATGTCATAATCGCTCTCTTCGGAAAAATCGCCTCTTGCTCTTGAACCAAAAATATACACACCTTGGACGTTTATGCCAAGATTTTTAAGGTTTTGTATAATTAAATTTTTTACTAATTCCAAGTCAATCATATTTTTCACCTCAAAACATCATTTCCATTTAATATTTTTATTTTACCAAAAGTGCCTCTACACTAAAAATACTTTTCTCTAATCCCCAAACCTATAAACCTGATCTTTTGTAAACTGCCACTCTGGTGTTATCAAAACATCGCCAAAGTTTATTGAATACCAGGGGTTGCTATCTTTGTTTGCTGGGTTTTTTAAGATGTGAATGTCTTGGGCTGGCATAAAGCTTTGTGCAAGCAGAAATATCTTCTCACCTGTCTTCGGATTTTGAGCCATATCAACTACCACAGCGCAATGTCCAGGGTCGCTACCTTTTAAAAATACATCTCCGATTTGCAAATCACTCAGTGGTACTCTTTTCATTTCTTGAGAAAGTGACAGCGTTCCAGCATATGCAAATACCATCTCAAGATACTTTCTGAAGCATGTACAATCATCACAGTATCCAGTCTTTTTTACCCAGTAGGCTTTATTCCCTTCAACTTTGATTCTATAGCCTTGTATCCACTTCTTAAAATCAGCTCTAAAGCCATTTGTGAAGTTAAAGTGAATTTTGTCATATTGCCTGCTTTTATAAAGATACTCTGAATAAAGCCTTATGACAGCATCAGCACACTGCTGCAAATTTCTTGTGCCAACATCCATGTCAATTACTGCAACATATACGTCGTTTGGTTTTTCTTCACCATTATAGTACTTTACCTTTGTACCATGGGGCTTGAGAGGTAGATTTCTTAAGTATTCAGCAAAAGATCCTCGTTAAACTTCAACTCTTTCATATCCTTCTGGCACTTTTATTCTTTCACTTATCGTTTTTCCATGACTATTTATCAGACTTTCTTTGTAACTTTTTTCTGATTTATTCGTCGGAAAAGTAATACTATCCTCTTCTTCTAATTTTGGCTTTTTGTAATTTCAGTTTTTTTATTCAATTGGGATTGTTCAATTGTACAACCAACCATTAAAGAAAAAATAAACACAGCTGCTGTTACTAAATATATCAGCTTTCTTAACATCGGCATTTAGTCAGCTCCTCACTTTAACAGCTTCTTAAAAAGCGAAAATATGCTAAAAGTTGTTCTGTTGTATATTTTATTGTACATGTACTTTTTAGGATTTGTTATCCAGCCATATCCTCTTGGCGCTTTTAAACCCAAATTATGCCTGATAAACCTTTTGACGCTTGTTCTTGCAGCTGTGCTTTTTCTTATACTTGGCTTTCTCATGCCAAATTTCATTTTATCTCCCCCAATTGGAAATATAAAAACCAACCTCGAATATTTATAACAGTAACATTTTATAACAAAAAATCCTTCAAATCAACAACAATAGTTTTGCACTTCAGAAATTAAGAACAAGAGCAAATAATAATTTTCAGAAGAAAAAGCTCAAATTAAAGAGCAAATGTCCGAAAAAATCAAATAATTTTAATAAATTTGACTTTTTTTGACCTTGACAAAGTATTAATTTGTAATAATATTTAATATTGGAAGATTGTATAGTCCTCCTTCGATAAAAGAAAGGAGGTGCTATCAAATGGCAGCAAAAGAGACCACAGCTCAGAAAACTCAAGAGACAGTAGCTCCAAAAACTCAAGAGTTGACTCACATACAAGATGCTGTGAAGCTCAAAGACCTATCTAAAGCTGCACCTGAACTTTTTGGTGTAAAGACAGGAGTTGAAGGGATAGACAACCTATTTTACAAGCTTGAGTTTTTAAAAGACGTGGGAAAAACTGTAATAAAACCACTTGGCGGGATTCCTGCGTACTCGGTCATAAACGTAAGTGGTGTTGCAGATACAGGTAAAAGCCTTTTTGCTGAACAGTTTGCTGTTGTGCAGGCAAATGAGGGAAATAATGTTCTGTATGTTACCGTTGAGACACCTGCTGAGTTTTTGTACTCATCACTATTATTTCGTGCAAATGCAATGAACATCGACAAATCTAAGGTGGAAGAAAACATTTATATACTCGACGTGACAAGAGATTTCAACATTCGTGGAAATATAAACAATTTTATAAAGACCATTGAAAATGCTGCTTCAAGGTTTGATATAAAAAATGTGGTTATTGACTCTATAACTGGATTTTTTGAGTCAAAGGAAATTTACGCTCGTGAGATTGTAAGGACAATTTATAATTTCTTAAAGTCTAAAAAACTCACTACTCTCATGATTTCACAAAAGAGAAGTGGACAGGAGCACCTGTCAGCTGAAGCTGCAGGTGGATATGCTGTGAGTCATATTGTTGACGGTACAATTGTGTTTTCAAAACAAGTTATCATGAATAAGTTTAACAGCTCCACTTTCAAAAAGCCAATCGGTGAGGTTATACGTCTTTTGAGGGTTGATGGTTGCAGAATGTGCGGTCACGACTCAAAAACATATGTATTTGAAATAGATCAAACAGGGCTCATTAAAGTTTTGTATCCTCTTTCTTTTCTTACCAGTAAACATTCAGATGAAAAGGAATAACATGAAAAGTTTATAAAATGGAGGTGCAAGCCATGAAAAGGATTGAACTTTTAAAACAAGATATGGACAAGGTTATAAAAGAAATATTTATGATTGCTATAGACATCTTAGGTGGTCCTAAAAAGCTTGTTGAGTACAAAAGGCTTACATGGCTTGCATCATTGATGGAAGCAATATTTGTGATTTATCTTCATAATGAAGAAAACAAATCAGCAGATGAAATTGCTGAGTTCTTAGGAATTAGTAGTCAAACTGCAAAGGTAATCTTGCAAAGCAAACCTGAATACGCAAAGATGAAATTAGAAAGTGGTGAAACCAGCGAAAAAACCCATATTGCAGGCGGTATAGCAAAGATTGCATACAAAAAATGGAAAGAAGAAAATGAAAAAGGCTCTATGTCGCATCAAGAGGCATAGAGCCAAAATTTTATATCCCAACGTCAAACAAATCAGTAGACAAATATCTTTCTCCTGTATCTGGAAGAAGAACAACAATCATCTTTTTTTTGTTCTCTTGCTTCTTTGCAACCTCTAAAGCACCATAAAGTGCTGCACCAGATGATATCCCAACCAAGATGCCTTCTTCTCTTGCTAAATATCTTGACATCTCATATGCATCTTCAGCTTTTACCTTGATTATTTGGTCATATATTTTTGTATTCAACACCTTTGGTACAAACCCTGCGCCAATTCCCTGTATTTTGTGAGGACGAGGTTTTTCTCCTGACAAAACCGCAGAGTCAAAAGGTTCAACTGCCACAATCTTAACAGACGGTTTTTTTTCTTTCAAAACCTCACCAACACCTGTAATTGTTCCACCCGTGCCAACCCCAGCAACGAATATGTCAACATTACCATTTGTATCATTCCAAATCTCAAGTGCTGTTGTTTTTCTGTGAATTTCAGGATTTGAAAGGTTTTCAAACTGCTGTGGCATAAACGCATTAGGAGTTGAATTATAAATCTCAAAAGCCTTATCAATTGCACCTTTCATACCCTTTTCACCAGGTGTCAAAACAATTTCTGCTCCATATGCACGCAACAATTTTCTTCGCTCTATAGTCATTGTTTCTGGCATTGTTAGTATCAACTTATATCCTTTCACAGCGCAAACCATGGCAAGAGCAATACCCGTATTGCCACTTGTTGGCTCGATTATGACTGTATCTTTGTTTATCAAGCCCCTCTTTTCAGCATCCTCAATCATAGCAAGACCAATTCTATCCTTTACACTTCCACCGGGATTAAAATATTCTATCTTTGCAATTATTTCAGCATCATACTCTTTTGAAAGTTTATTTAATCTTACAAGTGGTGTTTTGCCAATAAGTTCTGTGATATTATTATAAATCATAAATATACCCCCAATTCCAGTCGAAATAGTATGTTTTTATTTTATTATAATCCTTTTTTATACTTGCAGTCAAAAAAAAATTAAAGAAAAGGTCTTATTGATTGTGAATTTTAGAGAGCTCTTCTCTAATTATTTCTCTTATTCTCTCCTCTGAAATAACTTCTGACTTTGTTGCAAGGTTCATCTTGTTTAAAAGGTTTTCAACCTGTTTTGCAATATAGTCGTTGAGCTCCTTTTTTTGCTCTTCGCCCTTCTCCATAATCTTATTTACTATTTCCTGCACTTCATTTTTGCTAATCTCACCTTTTTCTGCAAGATCATTCACAAATTTTTCTACCTTCTCTTTTGAGATGGCAAAAACTCCAAGCCCAATGTTGATAACCTTTTCTAATAAATCCTTCAATTCTCACACCTCCCCAAATATTATTTTTCTTTTCTGATAATCATAACAAGCATGAAGATAATAAGAACAATCAATATTAATATACCCAATCTTAAAGTCCATAAATACCATGCTGATAAAATTGTTTTATACAAGGCTGGAGAAAGCAAACCTCCAACCGTCATACCTGCAATAATAATGCTAACTGAAAGAAGAATAACCGAAAGCGAAACCTTGTTAGCAAGTCTTTCCATCTGGTGCAGAATCTTGTCTATGTTTTTAATCTCGATATTAACTGTAAGTTCGTCCTCTTCAAGCTTTTCTAATATTGTCTCTGTCTTTTTGGGCAAAAACTCAAGTAAACTAAAGTAAGATGAAAAGATGTTAAACAAATTAGCAATGCTGAGTTTGGAAAGCCTATTTTTGAACACAAGCCTGTTTACATATGGCAAAACCGCCTCTAAAATATTTAAATCAATTTTCAAAAGAGCAATGTCATTCTCAAGAAGGCTGAGCGTCCTGCCAAACAGAACAAACTGCTGCGGAATTTTTAGCTTGTATTTAAACGTAAGCTTAAAAACATCATTAAACACATCTGCCACTTTAATAGAACTGATTGGCTGGTTTATATAGTGATTAACAATACTTTCAATATCATTGTAAAACTTGTTGGCATCAATATCTTTTTGAATTATTCCAAGATCTTTGAAAGCCTTTAAAGACCTTTTTTTGTCGTTAAGAACTATTCCTAAAAGCAAGTTAGAAAGATTTTCTCTCTCTTGTTTGGTAAGGTAGCCTACCATTCCAAAGTCTACAAAGGCAATCTCGTGATTAT
Proteins encoded in this region:
- a CDS encoding phasin family protein; this translates as MKDLLEKVINIGLGVFAISKEKVEKFVNDLAEKGEISKNEVQEIVNKIMEKGEEQKKELNDYIAKQVENLLNKMNLATKSEVISEERIREIIREELSKIHNQ
- a CDS encoding KaiC domain-containing protein, which encodes MAAKETTAQKTQETVAPKTQELTHIQDAVKLKDLSKAAPELFGVKTGVEGIDNLFYKLEFLKDVGKTVIKPLGGIPAYSVINVSGVADTGKSLFAEQFAVVQANEGNNVLYVTVETPAEFLYSSLLFRANAMNIDKSKVEENIYILDVTRDFNIRGNINNFIKTIENAASRFDIKNVVIDSITGFFESKEIYAREIVRTIYNFLKSKKLTTLMISQKRSGQEHLSAEAAGGYAVSHIVDGTIVFSKQVIMNKFNSSTFKKPIGEVIRLLRVDGCRMCGHDSKTYVFEIDQTGLIKVLYPLSFLTSKHSDEKE
- a CDS encoding HEPN domain-containing protein translates to MNDIVNNWIKKALEDLKVAEHELSLDEKQMVTSAICFHSQQAVEKLLKAYLTSKNVRVGKSHDIAYLLQLCIHQDSDFLKLKELNVEQLTFYAVEIRYPDDFYIPSIEEAKASYELAVLVKEFILKKIEV
- the cysK gene encoding cysteine synthase A is translated as MIYNNITELIGKTPLVRLNKLSKEYDAEIIAKIEYFNPGGSVKDRIGLAMIEDAEKRGLINKDTVIIEPTSGNTGIALAMVCAVKGYKLILTMPETMTIERRKLLRAYGAEIVLTPGEKGMKGAIDKAFEIYNSTPNAFMPQQFENLSNPEIHRKTTALEIWNDTNGNVDIFVAGVGTGGTITGVGEVLKEKKPSVKIVAVEPFDSAVLSGEKPRPHKIQGIGAGFVPKVLNTKIYDQIIKVKAEDAYEMSRYLAREEGILVGISSGAALYGALEVAKKQENKKKMIVVLLPDTGERYLSTDLFDVGI
- a CDS encoding nucleotidyltransferase domain-containing protein, which translates into the protein MIDLELVKNLIIQNLKNLGINVQGVYIFGSRARGDFSEESDYDIFTVIDDYNGYNKKQLWWTLYKSLHEEFPCIAFDILIRTVKEFEIEKQVVNTLSHEVLIEGKKI